The Candidatus Hydrogenedentota bacterium sequence GCGGTTGTCGCTCCATTGCTCCCAAAATTGCCGCATGGCAGGATATTCTAATGCGCTTTTACGGACAGGCATGTATCCTGTTTCCAAAGCCCAACGCAAGGAGATTTCCGGGTTCGTAAAATACTTTACAAAAGCCCACGCCGTGTTCACCTGTTCCTCACCAATATTAAAAAGACAAACGTTTGGACCGTATAAGACCGTTGCCGGCCGGCTCGGATCTGTTTGCGGTATACGCTGAATACCCCAACGGTCAAGATCGTCCTCCATGAGCATTTTCATATCACGAATTCCCGAACTGCTGCGCAAGACAAAAGCAATATCGTCGCGTGCTAAGGCAATATTATCTTCATAGCTTCCAGGAGAGATGATATAGGCTAGTTTTTCATGAGCGAGCGTCTCATAAAGGTGGAAAGCCTGACGCGCCACATCGCTGTTGTAGCAGGTCTTATAGTTCTCTACCACTTCTCCGCCCATGCTGAAGATAATACCGTTCAGTGTAGAACAATCTGCATGAACGGCGTGGGCATACTTACCCGTTTTTTCTTTGATTTGTCGACATTGTTCTAAAAATTCGGTCCATGTTTCCGGAGGCGCTGCTATGCCCGCTTCGGCGAGTACTTTTTTGTTGTAATAAAGCATCAAGATACTTTTCGCGAAGGGAAAAGAGTAAAAGGAATTTCCAAATTCGGGGAAGCGATTATTTTTCAACATATCCGGAAAAAAATCTGCCAACTCTTCCTCGGTAAAACCGGTCTCTTCACTATGGATGAGCGTATCCAAGTTATATACGACTTTTAAGTTGATGTATTCGCTGGTCATGCTTTCATAGGAAACAGCCATGGCCGGCAAGACTTTGGCATGAATTCCCGCGGTGATTTTTCGGAAGATATCGGTATAACTGCCCGCACGCT is a genomic window containing:
- a CDS encoding extracellular solute-binding protein, which produces MYTPVNDHSAVFWDRQTTESAELLKSLAETFNAHWDGLPIKVERAGSYTDIFRKITAGIHAKVLPAMAVSYESMTSEYINLKVVYNLDTLIHSEETGFTEEELADFFPDMLKNNRFPEFGNSFYSFPFAKSILMLYYNKKVLAEAGIAAPPETWTEFLEQCRQIKEKTGKYAHAVHADCSTLNGIIFSMGGEVVENYKTCYNSDVARQAFHLYETLAHEKLAYIISPGSYEDNIALARDDIAFVLRSSSGIRDMKMLMEDDLDRWGIQRIPQTDPSRPATVLYGPNVCLFNIGEEQVNTAWAFVKYFTNPEISLRWALETGYMPVRKSALEYPAMRQFWEQWSDNRAPYDCLSFARAEPNIAGWQQVRDFAARTITEIMTGIHDADTAAKLLSENADQALARGAVQVQ